The following proteins come from a genomic window of Limnohabitans sp. 103DPR2:
- a CDS encoding flagellar hook-length control protein FliK, with translation MDANLNFLTAPVSNPSSVGASSGSGGLDPNLAKPMNGQEFAGVMRDLMAKGERQELAGTATGEATDATTAALQTLNLGDQFSVITAASPLPDPNSLAQFARAQGLSESAVQALFGDLGTATDASAALATDPASLNGANMGLLGFPTNPLMTMPVTTAPTTVTGDANTLTLLPSAATLGWIQAHPNSLTISDQVATPLWAQAPHLSATTPKASDVNALMQAAGATGVLQALGGMNAAPSQALGSVDQLAEIAPEMGPLDAMRMRMVPAWESMTRQLAQLNGSNQAAAWGQLTANLLNSKGQGGDGKEVLLDLGADDPNIMSALDALQDQNNSGFVNPDSGRNTASTGALGAAATSAALANPGMTDRAAQIQDMADKLGKAMAERLQDQLEKGEWKLQLKLNPAHLGKIDVELDMNASGLDAVFKTDNLLTRELIAQGMPKLKDSLSQSGMTVANVWVNSENQRGSGGNSTPRQNNGSDNSVNATVTEVAATESRIKDLRSNDAWDTLA, from the coding sequence ATGGACGCCAACCTCAACTTTTTGACCGCACCTGTCTCGAACCCCTCGTCAGTAGGGGCTTCCAGCGGTTCGGGGGGGCTCGACCCCAACCTCGCCAAGCCCATGAATGGGCAGGAATTTGCGGGGGTCATGCGCGACCTGATGGCCAAGGGCGAGCGGCAAGAGCTTGCCGGAACCGCCACAGGCGAGGCCACAGATGCCACCACGGCAGCGCTGCAAACGCTCAATTTAGGCGACCAGTTTTCAGTCATCACCGCGGCTTCGCCCCTGCCCGACCCCAACAGCCTGGCCCAATTTGCTCGGGCACAAGGTCTGAGCGAATCGGCGGTGCAAGCCTTGTTTGGCGACCTCGGCACAGCCACCGATGCAAGCGCAGCCTTGGCCACGGATCCCGCCAGTTTGAATGGCGCCAACATGGGCTTGCTGGGATTCCCAACCAACCCGTTGATGACCATGCCTGTCACGACAGCACCTACCACCGTTACGGGCGACGCCAACACGCTGACCTTGCTGCCCAGCGCTGCCACCTTGGGTTGGATTCAAGCCCACCCCAACAGCTTGACCATTTCCGACCAAGTGGCCACGCCCCTCTGGGCGCAAGCACCCCATTTATCAGCAACCACCCCCAAGGCATCTGACGTCAACGCCTTGATGCAAGCCGCTGGCGCAACCGGCGTGCTCCAAGCACTGGGTGGCATGAACGCCGCCCCCTCACAAGCCTTGGGCAGCGTGGACCAGTTGGCTGAAATAGCCCCCGAAATGGGCCCCTTGGACGCCATGCGCATGCGCATGGTTCCCGCCTGGGAAAGCATGACCCGCCAATTGGCCCAGCTCAATGGTTCGAATCAAGCTGCGGCTTGGGGCCAACTCACGGCCAACCTGCTCAACAGCAAAGGTCAAGGCGGTGATGGCAAGGAAGTCTTGCTGGACTTGGGCGCAGACGACCCCAACATCATGTCGGCCTTGGACGCCCTCCAAGACCAAAACAACAGCGGCTTTGTGAACCCCGATTCGGGTCGCAACACAGCCAGCACTGGCGCTTTGGGTGCTGCCGCCACCAGTGCGGCCCTGGCCAACCCCGGCATGACCGACCGTGCCGCCCAAATTCAAGACATGGCCGACAAACTGGGCAAAGCCATGGCTGAGCGACTCCAAGACCAGCTTGAAAAAGGCGAATGGAAACTCCAACTTAAACTCAACCCCGCCCACTTGGGCAAAATTGACGTTGAGCTAGACATGAACGCCAGCGGTTTGGACGCCGTTTTCAAAACCGACAACCTGCTGACCCGAGAGCTGATTGCCCAGGGCATGCCCAAGCTCAAGGACAGTTTGTCACAATCAGGCATGACAGTTGCTAATGTCTGGGTGAACAGTGAAAACCAGCGTGGATCTGGCGGAAACTCGACACCACGTCAAAACAACGGCTCTGACAACTCAGTCAATGCCACGGTGACGGAAGTCGCAGCCACTGAATCTCGCATCAAAGATCTCCGATCGAACGATGCTTGGGACACACTGGCTTGA
- the flhA gene encoding flagellar biosynthesis protein FlhA, with product MSTLTLSAVRQNLAKFDYTGLGLPALVLLIMAMLVVPLPALLLDVLFTFNIACSLLIIMIAIGTRKPLEFSSFPSVLLFATMLRLGLNVASTRVILVNGHEGHEAAGKVVAAFGEFVIGGNYVVGFIIFAILMIINFIVVTKGAGRVSEVNARFTLDAMPGKQMSIDADLNAGVIDQETAKKRREELSQESDFFGSMDGASKFVSGDAVAGLLILVINLIGGLTIGVGQHGLSLSDAGRIYTLLTIGDGLVAQIPSLFLSLATAIIVTRVTTSESMTEQATTQLANPTALYMSAGILAVLGLVPGMPHLVFITLALASAGLAYRITQKQSEPVVGTPAEQAAQAALEEPKELDWDDVDQVDLIGLEIGYGLIPLVNPETGGQLMNRVKGVRKKLSAELGFLVQPVRIRDALTIDPDAYHIVLKGVVRGKGQIKVGKELAINPGQVYGPLEGQATQEPAFGLDAVWIDPSQRDLARTLGYTVVDASTAVATHLNKVLRDNASDLLSHDEVQQLLDKLAAKSPKLVEDLVPGKLSLGVVTRTLQNLLNESVSIRDMRTIAETLSEVASRTQEPEQLTALVRPKLGRMIVQSLVDDTNSLSVMTLDPSLEQLIHNILQQTAPGQSIAMEPGLAERLFGALRDGARAVEEMGHPAVLVVSPVIRPWLSKAVRYRVNDLTLLSYSEIPDDQTVKVVHTVHAETR from the coding sequence ATGAGCACCTTGACCCTGTCAGCGGTTCGACAGAACCTTGCCAAATTTGATTACACCGGCCTCGGCTTGCCCGCGCTGGTGTTGTTGATCATGGCCATGTTGGTTGTGCCCCTGCCTGCGCTGCTGTTGGACGTTCTGTTCACGTTCAACATTGCTTGTAGCTTGCTGATCATCATGATCGCCATCGGTACCCGCAAGCCGCTCGAGTTTTCATCCTTCCCTTCTGTTTTGTTGTTTGCCACCATGCTCCGTTTGGGCTTGAACGTGGCGTCGACCCGTGTGATTTTGGTCAATGGCCACGAAGGCCACGAAGCGGCTGGCAAAGTGGTGGCGGCTTTTGGTGAGTTTGTGATCGGCGGCAACTACGTGGTTGGTTTCATCATCTTCGCGATTTTGATGATCATCAACTTCATCGTGGTGACCAAAGGTGCGGGCCGTGTGTCTGAAGTGAACGCACGATTCACCTTGGATGCCATGCCTGGTAAACAAATGTCGATTGACGCTGACTTGAACGCCGGCGTGATTGACCAAGAAACTGCCAAAAAGCGCCGCGAAGAACTTTCGCAAGAATCTGACTTCTTCGGTTCGATGGACGGTGCTTCTAAATTCGTTTCCGGCGACGCGGTCGCTGGTTTGCTGATTTTGGTCATCAACTTGATCGGTGGTTTGACCATCGGTGTGGGCCAACACGGTTTGTCTTTGTCAGACGCGGGCCGCATTTACACCTTGCTGACCATTGGTGACGGCTTGGTGGCACAGATTCCTTCTTTGTTCTTGTCACTGGCCACCGCCATCATCGTGACGCGTGTGACCACCTCTGAGTCCATGACGGAACAGGCAACCACCCAATTGGCCAATCCAACTGCTTTGTATATGTCTGCTGGCATTTTGGCTGTGTTGGGTTTGGTGCCAGGCATGCCTCACTTGGTGTTCATCACATTGGCTTTGGCCAGCGCTGGCTTGGCCTATCGCATTACGCAAAAGCAAAGTGAACCTGTTGTTGGAACGCCTGCTGAACAAGCGGCGCAAGCTGCTTTGGAAGAGCCTAAAGAATTGGATTGGGACGACGTTGACCAAGTGGACTTGATTGGCCTTGAAATTGGTTACGGTTTGATTCCCTTGGTGAACCCCGAAACCGGTGGTCAGTTGATGAACCGCGTGAAGGGTGTTCGCAAAAAATTGTCGGCCGAGTTGGGCTTTTTGGTCCAGCCTGTTCGCATTCGCGACGCCCTCACCATCGATCCCGATGCGTATCACATTGTGTTGAAAGGTGTGGTTCGCGGCAAAGGTCAAATCAAGGTGGGCAAAGAGTTGGCCATCAATCCAGGTCAGGTTTACGGTCCTTTGGAAGGCCAAGCCACGCAAGAGCCCGCCTTTGGTTTGGACGCTGTGTGGATCGATCCTTCACAGCGCGACTTGGCTCGCACTTTGGGTTACACCGTGGTGGACGCCAGTACCGCTGTGGCCACGCACTTGAACAAAGTCTTGCGCGACAACGCCTCCGATTTGCTGAGCCACGACGAAGTTCAGCAGCTGCTGGACAAGTTGGCTGCCAAGTCGCCTAAGTTGGTTGAAGACTTGGTGCCCGGTAAGTTGTCCTTGGGCGTGGTGACACGCACCTTGCAGAATTTGTTGAACGAGTCGGTGTCGATTCGTGACATGCGCACCATTGCTGAAACCTTATCTGAAGTGGCCAGCCGCACCCAAGAGCCTGAGCAATTGACCGCTTTGGTTCGTCCTAAGTTGGGCCGCATGATTGTTCAAAGCTTGGTGGATGACACCAACAGCTTGTCGGTGATGACTTTGGATCCAAGCCTCGAGCAGTTGATTCACAACATCTTGCAGCAAACTGCGCCTGGCCAAAGCATTGCCATGGAGCCTGGTTTGGCTGAACGTTTGTTTGGTGCTTTGCGCGATGGCGCGCGTGCCGTGGAAGAAATGGGTCACCCTGCCGTGTTGGTGGTATCGCCCGTGATTCGCCCTTGGTTGTCCAAGGCTGTGCGTTATCGCGTGAACGATTTGACCTTGTTGTCTTACAGCGAAATTCCAGATGATCAGACCGTGAAAGTGGTGCACACCGTGCACGCCGAAACACGCTGA
- a CDS encoding MinD/ParA family protein has protein sequence MDKAKSTQVIGIASGKGGVGKTTVSVNLAVALQAMGHRVMLFDADMSLANAQIALGCRCPYNLSHFLSGEKTLQEIIVTTRQGIKLVPGASGIQEMAALGDIQAANIVRAFSALTDDIDFLIVDMAAGISPEVLAFMSACSRRFVVVRDDPSSIADAYATIKVLIQDHGLDEIYLIPNGVGSAQEGYQLFERINQVCARFLNRTIRYLGSIENDELILAALKKYQPVAEFAPGSAGARDFRRLAEAIRQLAPIDEASGGLQFFVERLVKTSA, from the coding sequence ATGGATAAAGCAAAAAGTACCCAAGTCATTGGCATTGCCAGTGGCAAAGGAGGGGTGGGTAAAACCACGGTCTCTGTGAACTTGGCTGTTGCATTGCAGGCCATGGGTCACCGCGTCATGTTGTTTGACGCCGACATGAGTTTGGCCAATGCCCAAATTGCATTGGGCTGCCGTTGTCCCTACAACCTCAGCCACTTTTTAAGTGGCGAGAAAACCCTGCAAGAAATCATTGTCACCACCCGTCAAGGCATCAAGCTGGTGCCGGGTGCGTCTGGCATTCAAGAAATGGCAGCCTTGGGTGATATCCAAGCGGCCAACATCGTGCGTGCCTTCAGCGCGCTCACCGATGACATCGATTTTCTGATTGTCGACATGGCCGCTGGCATTTCGCCTGAAGTGTTGGCTTTCATGTCCGCTTGTTCCCGCCGTTTTGTGGTGGTGCGCGACGATCCGTCGTCCATTGCCGACGCCTACGCCACCATCAAGGTGCTGATTCAAGACCACGGTTTGGATGAGATTTACCTCATCCCCAATGGTGTGGGAAGCGCGCAAGAAGGCTATCAACTGTTTGAGCGCATCAACCAAGTGTGTGCCCGCTTTTTGAACCGCACCATTCGCTACTTGGGCTCGATTGAAAACGACGAGCTGATTTTGGCGGCGCTCAAAAAATACCAACCGGTGGCCGAATTTGCCCCTGGCAGTGCAGGCGCACGTGATTTCCGTCGATTGGCTGAAGCCATTCGTCAGTTGGCGCCCATTGATGAGGCTTCGGGTGGCTTGCAGTTTTTTGTGGAGCGTTTGGTGAAAACCAGCGCATAA
- the fliA gene encoding RNA polymerase sigma factor FliA yields the protein MANSTRLYEQVQNNSEALVMAHLGMVKRVALHLKVRLPPFMELDELIQVGMIGLLEAARAYDPVKGIEFENFAHSRVRGAILDEVRRLSFLPRSAVAINKSHSEATHELGAELGRTPTQAELADYMGKDIELFHKERTQARRFETYSMEVVTEEVMNIATDTSQQPEAIVEHEQFMGALTDAIGDLPERDQLLMNLYYVEELNLKEIGEVLGVTESRVSQLLTAVVKKLRGTLKVEPANVAKPKAVKGAA from the coding sequence ATGGCCAACTCCACTCGCCTTTACGAACAGGTTCAAAACAACAGCGAAGCGCTGGTCATGGCCCATTTGGGCATGGTCAAGCGCGTGGCTTTGCACCTGAAGGTGAGACTGCCGCCTTTCATGGAACTCGACGAGTTGATTCAAGTGGGCATGATTGGCTTGCTCGAAGCGGCCCGCGCTTACGACCCCGTCAAGGGCATCGAGTTTGAGAATTTTGCACACAGCCGCGTTCGCGGGGCCATTTTGGACGAGGTGCGTCGCCTGTCCTTTTTGCCTCGTTCGGCCGTGGCCATCAACAAATCGCACAGTGAAGCCACCCACGAGTTGGGTGCCGAGTTGGGCCGCACACCCACCCAGGCCGAATTGGCCGACTACATGGGCAAGGACATTGAGCTGTTTCACAAAGAGCGCACCCAGGCGCGTCGCTTTGAAACCTATTCCATGGAAGTGGTGACCGAGGAGGTGATGAACATTGCCACCGATACGTCGCAGCAGCCCGAGGCCATTGTGGAGCACGAGCAGTTCATGGGCGCTTTGACCGATGCCATCGGCGATTTGCCCGAGCGCGACCAATTGTTAATGAATTTGTATTATGTTGAAGAGCTGAACCTCAAAGAAATTGGTGAAGTTTTGGGTGTGACCGAGTCCAGGGTGAGCCAGTTGCTCACGGCGGTGGTCAAAAAACTGCGCGGTACTCTCAAAGTTGAGCCCGCCAATGTGGCCAAACCCAAGGCTGTAAAGGGTGCGGCATGA
- the fliS gene encoding flagellar export chaperone FliS, producing MRVHFKAMESYGEGNHASQAMVADKVELIQMLFDGLIDSLVTAKGHIQRGSIEDKNKSLVRAGRIVLGLQGALDLDKGGDLARNLYELYSYVTRRLVHVNARNDLDALQEVHTLLNEIRQAWRDVPNLLPKTAPASGVAMSAMH from the coding sequence ATGCGAGTACATTTCAAAGCAATGGAGAGCTACGGCGAAGGTAACCATGCATCACAAGCCATGGTGGCCGATAAGGTTGAGCTCATTCAGATGCTGTTTGACGGCTTGATTGACAGCTTGGTCACAGCCAAGGGTCACATTCAGCGTGGCTCTATTGAAGACAAGAACAAAAGTTTGGTGCGCGCTGGCCGCATCGTCCTGGGCTTACAAGGTGCCTTGGACTTGGACAAAGGCGGCGACTTGGCACGCAACCTGTACGAGTTGTACAGTTATGTGACACGCCGTTTGGTGCATGTGAATGCTCGCAATGACCTCGATGCATTGCAAGAAGTTCACACGCTGTTGAATGAAATTCGCCAAGCTTGGCGTGATGTTCCTAACTTGTTACCTAAAACTGCGCCTGCATCAGGTGTTGCAATGTCTGCAATGCATTGA
- the motA gene encoding flagellar motor stator protein MotA, which produces MVAIIGIVVLMVAVFGSYILHGGDMAPIIKAAPLEIMCILGAGIGGMLVGNSMDIFKGAMAGMGKVFKGPAYHKEDYLSTIFVVSKIMKTLKTEGPVALEAHIENPESSAIFAEYPKILHDHALLDLVCNTVRLMVVSTSPLSPYAVEDVMDASIKTHHHDALKPQAALATLAGALPALGIVACVLGVVKTMGAIDQPPAVLGGMIGGALVGTFLGVFMAYGFVEPMASRLAQIIEDEGQIFKVVKQIIIGTLHGHPMPLIIEAARSSISHHNQPSFAEVFDGLRG; this is translated from the coding sequence ATGGTTGCGATTATTGGTATCGTCGTTCTGATGGTTGCCGTGTTCGGGAGTTACATCCTGCACGGTGGCGACATGGCGCCTATTATTAAAGCAGCGCCCCTTGAGATCATGTGTATTTTGGGCGCTGGCATTGGTGGTATGTTGGTCGGTAACTCCATGGACATCTTCAAAGGCGCCATGGCCGGCATGGGCAAAGTGTTCAAAGGCCCTGCGTACCATAAAGAGGACTACCTCAGTACCATCTTCGTGGTGTCCAAAATCATGAAGACCTTGAAAACCGAGGGCCCTGTGGCCCTTGAAGCGCACATTGAGAACCCCGAATCCAGCGCTATTTTTGCGGAGTACCCCAAAATTTTGCACGACCATGCTTTGTTGGACTTGGTCTGTAACACGGTTCGTTTGATGGTGGTGTCTACCAGCCCCTTGAGCCCTTATGCGGTGGAAGACGTGATGGACGCTTCCATCAAAACTCACCACCACGATGCTTTGAAACCACAGGCCGCTTTGGCCACTTTGGCTGGTGCGCTGCCTGCGCTGGGTATTGTGGCTTGCGTGTTGGGTGTGGTGAAAACCATGGGTGCGATTGACCAACCGCCTGCCGTGTTGGGCGGCATGATCGGTGGCGCCTTGGTGGGTACCTTCTTGGGCGTGTTCATGGCTTATGGTTTTGTGGAGCCCATGGCTTCACGCTTGGCACAGATCATTGAAGACGAAGGTCAGATTTTCAAAGTGGTGAAGCAGATCATCATTGGCACTTTGCACGGTCACCCCATGCCTTTGATCATTGAGGCCGCGCGTTCCAGCATCAGCCACCACAATCAGCCTAGTTTTGCTGAAGTGTTTGACGGGTTGCGAGGCTAA
- a CDS encoding flagellar motor protein MotB — protein MAEAVLEAPTEEAVAADAPAEAGAQAGAVAEGTPETEAEAAPLIPEEADPDAPVVVAPSITIKKIMDDGHGGAHGGAWKIALADMMTAMMAFFLLMWLLGASNADQRKSIADYFKPTSHSNVTMGKLAGSDGMLGGRSVIDPDGFPFSAKQTSALNMVTPRSEGGPTENDPSPKGADSKESGQDGDPGKKAAEAADKANFDKLEKEIKEAMAKNPKLEKMKDQVSFARDKDGLRIEILDKADFAMFGLGTTNMTPKAQALLNEVAKTLQGIPNKVAIRGHTDSIQFANTDDRNNWSLSAERAEETRKIIEKKGIPNSRFARIEGVADTAPYNPNDPKDPRNRRIGITVLNQ, from the coding sequence ATGGCTGAAGCAGTTTTAGAAGCGCCAACAGAAGAGGCAGTTGCGGCAGACGCACCCGCAGAAGCGGGTGCGCAGGCAGGCGCTGTGGCTGAAGGCACGCCTGAAACAGAAGCTGAAGCTGCGCCCCTCATTCCTGAAGAAGCCGATCCCGATGCGCCTGTGGTGGTGGCGCCGTCCATCACCATCAAAAAGATCATGGACGATGGCCATGGTGGTGCGCACGGTGGTGCTTGGAAAATTGCGCTGGCCGACATGATGACCGCCATGATGGCCTTCTTCTTGTTGATGTGGCTGTTGGGTGCCTCTAATGCCGACCAACGTAAAAGCATTGCAGACTATTTCAAACCCACCTCGCACAGCAATGTGACGATGGGCAAATTGGCGGGCTCCGACGGCATGTTGGGGGGTCGCTCGGTCATAGATCCCGATGGCTTCCCCTTCTCTGCCAAGCAAACCAGTGCATTGAACATGGTGACCCCACGCTCTGAAGGCGGTCCCACAGAAAACGATCCGTCACCCAAAGGTGCTGACAGCAAAGAGTCGGGCCAAGATGGCGATCCAGGCAAGAAAGCGGCTGAGGCTGCCGACAAAGCCAACTTTGACAAGCTGGAAAAAGAAATCAAAGAGGCCATGGCCAAGAATCCGAAGCTGGAAAAAATGAAAGACCAGGTTTCATTTGCCAGAGACAAAGATGGCTTGCGTATCGAGATTCTCGACAAAGCCGACTTCGCCATGTTTGGCTTGGGTACCACCAACATGACGCCCAAGGCGCAAGCTTTGTTGAACGAAGTGGCCAAAACATTGCAGGGCATTCCCAACAAAGTGGCCATTCGAGGGCACACCGACAGCATTCAGTTTGCCAACACCGACGACCGCAACAACTGGTCTTTGTCGGCCGAGCGGGCGGAAGAAACGCGCAAGATCATTGAGAAAAAAGGCATTCCTAACAGCCGGTTTGCCAGGATTGAGGGTGTGGCCGATACCGCGCCTTACAACCCGAACGATCCCAAAGATCCTCGAAATCGACGGATCGGCATCACGGTGTTGAACCAGTAA
- a CDS encoding bifunctional salicylyl-CoA 5-hydroxylase/oxidoreductase, whose translation MNIVCLGGGPAGLYFGLLMKLRHPEHKVTVLERNKPYDTFGWGVVFSDATMSRLQVADPVTASEILGAFNHWDDIAVHFKGETMRSGGHGFCGIGRKRLLNILQKRCEALGVELVFEAEVDAHADIAAQYKADLVIACDGINSKVRTRFESTYKPDIDERQCRFVWLGTRKLFDAFTFAIEETEHGWFQAHAYQFDGDTSTFIVETPESVWKAAGFESMSQEESIAFCEKLFAKYLDGHPLMTNAKHLRGSAHWIKFPRVICDQWVHWDTSADGRKVPYVLMGDAAHTAHFSIGSGTKLALEDAIELADTFERVGHDVKGMKEVMTAYQATRSVEVLKIQNAARNSTEWFENVARYVNLPPQQFAYSLLTRSQRISHENLRLRDDKFVAAYERFMASLANFDDSAKAKSTPPMFLPLQARGVSLKNRVMVSPMATYSAVDGLPGDFHLMHYGARAVGGAAIVFTEMTCVTPEGRITPGCPGLWNDEQQNAWARIVDFVHAQSDAKIALQLGHAGRKGSTRRAWDGIDMPLNDTARDGDNWPLMAPSALPYMDGVSQVPHEMTQADMDAVLAAFVSAAERGAKAGFDWLELHCAHGYLLSGFISPLTNHRSDAFGGALANRLRFPLAVFTAMRQVWPQDKPMSVRISAHDWVEGGITPDDAIEIAKAFKAAGVDFVDCSSGQVDKREKPVYGRMFQTPFADRIRNEAGVRTIAVGAISEADHVNSIIAAGRADLCAVARPHLANPSWTMQEAARIGYTDLNWHKAYVSGKRQMETNFERAAAMAAMSASPAAAKGEN comes from the coding sequence ATGAACATCGTCTGCCTTGGGGGCGGCCCCGCCGGTTTGTATTTCGGCCTGCTGATGAAGTTGCGTCATCCAGAACACAAGGTCACGGTGCTGGAGCGCAACAAGCCTTATGACACCTTCGGTTGGGGGGTGGTGTTTTCCGATGCCACCATGTCGAGGCTGCAAGTGGCCGATCCGGTCACAGCCTCTGAGATTTTGGGTGCGTTCAACCATTGGGATGACATTGCGGTGCATTTCAAAGGCGAAACCATGCGCTCGGGGGGGCATGGTTTTTGTGGCATTGGTCGAAAGCGCTTGCTGAACATTTTGCAAAAGCGCTGCGAAGCGCTGGGTGTTGAATTGGTGTTTGAGGCCGAGGTCGATGCCCATGCCGACATTGCCGCGCAATACAAAGCCGACTTGGTGATTGCGTGTGACGGCATCAACTCCAAAGTGCGCACGCGCTTTGAATCCACCTACAAGCCCGACATTGACGAACGCCAATGCCGCTTTGTGTGGTTGGGCACGCGCAAGTTGTTTGATGCCTTTACGTTTGCCATTGAAGAAACCGAGCACGGCTGGTTTCAGGCGCATGCCTATCAGTTTGATGGCGACACATCGACCTTCATTGTGGAGACGCCTGAGTCCGTGTGGAAGGCTGCGGGTTTTGAAAGCATGTCGCAAGAAGAGTCAATTGCGTTTTGTGAAAAGTTGTTTGCGAAGTATTTGGACGGCCATCCCCTCATGACCAATGCCAAACATTTGCGAGGCTCTGCGCATTGGATCAAATTTCCGCGCGTCATTTGCGATCAGTGGGTGCACTGGGACACGTCGGCCGATGGCAGGAAAGTGCCTTATGTCCTGATGGGCGATGCTGCGCACACCGCACACTTCTCAATTGGGTCGGGGACCAAGCTGGCGTTGGAGGATGCCATTGAACTGGCCGACACCTTTGAGCGCGTAGGGCACGATGTCAAAGGCATGAAGGAAGTGATGACTGCTTACCAAGCGACCCGATCTGTGGAGGTGCTGAAGATTCAAAATGCTGCGCGCAATTCGACAGAGTGGTTTGAGAATGTGGCGCGCTATGTCAATTTGCCACCACAGCAATTTGCATACTCGCTGCTCACGCGCAGCCAACGCATCTCGCATGAAAACTTGCGCTTGCGCGATGACAAGTTTGTGGCCGCCTACGAACGTTTCATGGCCTCGCTGGCCAACTTTGATGACAGCGCCAAAGCCAAATCAACGCCGCCCATGTTCTTGCCTTTGCAAGCGCGTGGTGTGAGTTTGAAGAACCGCGTGATGGTGTCGCCGATGGCGACCTATTCAGCCGTGGACGGACTTCCAGGCGATTTTCATTTGATGCATTACGGCGCCCGTGCCGTGGGCGGCGCCGCCATTGTGTTCACCGAGATGACTTGCGTGACGCCTGAAGGGCGCATCACGCCGGGTTGCCCTGGTTTATGGAATGACGAACAGCAAAACGCCTGGGCGCGCATTGTGGATTTTGTCCATGCACAGTCAGATGCCAAGATCGCTTTGCAGTTGGGTCATGCAGGGCGCAAAGGTTCGACCCGTAGGGCATGGGATGGCATTGACATGCCTTTGAACGACACCGCACGGGATGGCGACAACTGGCCGCTGATGGCGCCCTCGGCTTTGCCCTACATGGACGGCGTGAGCCAAGTGCCGCATGAAATGACGCAAGCCGACATGGACGCCGTGTTGGCGGCGTTTGTATCTGCCGCAGAGCGGGGTGCCAAAGCCGGGTTTGACTGGCTGGAGTTGCATTGTGCGCACGGCTACTTGTTGTCGGGTTTCATTTCGCCGCTGACCAACCACCGAAGCGATGCGTTTGGCGGCGCCTTGGCCAACCGCTTGCGCTTTCCGCTGGCTGTGTTCACGGCGATGCGCCAAGTATGGCCACAAGACAAGCCGATGTCAGTGCGCATCTCAGCGCACGATTGGGTGGAGGGCGGCATCACACCCGACGATGCGATTGAAATTGCCAAAGCGTTCAAAGCCGCCGGTGTGGATTTTGTGGACTGCTCTTCAGGTCAAGTCGACAAGCGCGAAAAGCCCGTCTATGGCCGCATGTTTCAAACGCCGTTTGCCGATCGCATTCGCAATGAAGCGGGTGTGCGAACCATTGCAGTGGGCGCTATATCAGAAGCAGACCATGTCAACAGCATCATTGCGGCTGGCCGCGCTGATTTGTGCGCAGTGGCGCGACCCCATTTGGCCAATCCTTCTTGGACGATGCAAGAGGCCGCGCGCATTGGATACACCGATTTGAACTGGCACAAAGCCTATGTGTCGGGCAAGCGTCAAATGGAAACCAATTTTGAACGAGCTGCCGCCATGGCTGCAATGAGTGCGTCACCAGCAGCCGCCAAAGGAGAGAATTGA
- a CDS encoding SDR family NAD(P)-dependent oxidoreductase: MRHVWITGAGRGIGAAIAHAFAREGAVLSLSGRNLQTLESQAAELRKAFPGVKLHLSVMDLSDPASVEAAHRANHAAWGPVTLLVNNAGQALSQPFAKTDLQLWQQMLNVNLTGTYLCIQAALPDLLAESAKGHAARIVNIASTAGLKGFAYVSAYAAAKHGVIGLTRSLALELARKGVTVNAVCPGFTETDIVRESLANIVAKTGQTEAQARDALVAHNPQKKMIQPDEVAQAVMWLCSEAAASVNGQSIAVDGGETM; the protein is encoded by the coding sequence ATGCGACACGTTTGGATCACGGGTGCTGGACGAGGCATTGGTGCGGCCATTGCACATGCGTTTGCCCGTGAAGGGGCGGTGCTGAGTTTGTCGGGTCGCAACTTGCAGACTTTGGAATCGCAAGCGGCTGAATTGCGCAAGGCGTTTCCTGGTGTGAAGTTGCACTTGAGTGTCATGGACTTGAGCGACCCCGCTTCAGTAGAGGCAGCGCACCGCGCCAATCATGCGGCTTGGGGTCCTGTGACGTTGCTGGTCAACAATGCAGGCCAGGCGCTCAGTCAGCCTTTTGCCAAGACGGATTTGCAACTTTGGCAACAAATGTTGAATGTGAATTTAACGGGCACTTATTTGTGCATTCAAGCGGCATTGCCAGACCTGTTGGCCGAGAGTGCCAAGGGTCATGCCGCCCGGATTGTGAACATTGCAAGCACAGCCGGCTTGAAAGGCTTTGCTTATGTGTCTGCGTATGCTGCAGCCAAGCATGGCGTGATTGGTCTCACCCGCAGCTTGGCATTGGAGTTGGCGCGCAAAGGTGTGACCGTGAATGCGGTGTGTCCTGGTTTCACCGAGACCGACATTGTGCGCGAGTCGCTTGCCAACATTGTGGCCAAAACGGGTCAAACCGAAGCGCAAGCACGCGACGCATTGGTGGCACACAACCCACAGAAAAAAATGATTCAACCCGATGAGGTGGCGCAAGCTGTGATGTGGCTGTGCAGTGAGGCCGCAGCATCGGTCAATGGTCAATCGATTGCCGTAGATGGCGGGGAGACGATGTGA